From Pyrenophora tritici-repentis strain M4 chromosome 1, whole genome shotgun sequence, the proteins below share one genomic window:
- a CDS encoding Spc7 multi-domain protein — translation MAADKTSEKLRIQEAENQRLREKVLESNTSRKYEFSIKQIQEVQIVELKSTIADMQKAEKAREQEASRDYRAKVDDMNTLQNAHALEAEQHLDTVRENAQEIYGLKLEVTMIDFYKQAAASEKKYAKTLKDALQDQTDHVATQKDAVKKLEAEILAKDQKIKECMEVEARLSEELQKEKKAAMSDVLYHLNDYQGEDLPTDMNTYLLLSYIRYLFCCFFAYLDKS, via the coding sequence ATGGCAGCGGACAAGACGTCGGAAAAACTGCGTATACAAGAAGCCGAGAACCAACGATTGCGCGAAAAGGTTCTCGAGTCTAACACCAGTCGGAAATACGAGTTTTCGATCAAGCAAATCCAGGAAGTGCAGATCGTCGAGCTGAAGAGCACCATTGCGGACATGCAGAAGGCCGAGAAAGCGCGCGAACAAGAGGCCAGTCGGGATTACAGGGCCAAGGTTGACGATATGAACACACTGCAGAATGCACACGCCCTAGAAGCCGAGCAGCATCTTGATACTGTCAGGGAGAATGCCCAAGAGATTTATGGCCTCAAGTTGGAGGTCACTATGATCGACTTCTACAAGCAAGCTGCCGCTTCCGAAAAGAAGTACGCAAAGACCCTGAAAGATGCGCTACAAGACCAAACCGACCACGTTGCCACTCAGAAAGACGCTGTGAAGAAGCTGGAGGCAGAAATTCTCGCCAAAGACCAGAAGATTAAGGAATGTATGGAGGTTGAGGCAAGGCTGTCAGAGGAATTGCAGAAGGAGAAAAAAGCTGCAATGAGCGATGTGCTATACCATCTGAACGACTACCAAGGTGAGGACCTTCCTACCGATATGAACACATACCTACTTCTTTCCTACATTAGATATTTGTTTTGTTGCTTTTTTGCGTACTTAGATAAATCTTAG